AAAGGAAGTTAAATCTTCAACATTCATCGTTTTTTCCGAAGACAGTAACGTTTCCGCGTAAGCGATACTACTAAAAAACACATACTGATTTTTATCTGCATGAATGCGTTTTAAAAATAAAGCCTTATCCGTTTCTTGTAAATTATCGGGATATTTAGTTACAACAATAATATCCGCTCTGTTAGCTCCTGACCTTGGTTCACGAAGGTTTCCTGTAGGCAAAACAAAATCCTTAAAATATGGATCTGCATAAGTGGTTAATAATATATTAAACCCAGCTTTAACCTTACGGTGTTGATAGGCATCATCCAATAAAATTACTTCAGGCGCATTCGCTAAATTCATTAATTGCTCAATACCATTTTGTCTATCGACATCTACAGCAACCAAAACATCTTCTTTAAATTTATTATAAAATTGAAAAGGTTCATCACCTAATGTTTCCGCGGAAGCGTTTTTATCTCCTAACTGAAAACCCTTAGATTTCCGCTTATAACCACGACTTAAAGTCGCTACTTTATATTCATTTTTAAGTATTGTAATTAAGTGCTCAATCATGGGAGTTTTCCCCGTTCCACCGACACTTAAATTACCAACACAAATTACAGGCGTGCTATAAGATTTAGATTTTTTAATCCCCAAATCGAATAATTTGTTCCGTAACCAAGTTGCCAAATAATAAAAAGGCATAATCGGAAACAATATGTATCTCAAAATTTTCATCACCACGAAAGTAATTATTTTATCTTTGATGTAAAATTTATTTCAATATGATCATTCAAGACGTTATAAATCACTTAGAGCAACTGGCGCCATTAGCTTATGCTGAAGATTTTGACAACGTAGGCCTTTTGGTTGGAGATAAAAACTCGAAACTTACAGGTGTTTTAGTAACACTAGATACGCTAGAAGCTATTGTAGACGAAGCCATAGAGCAAAATTGCAACCTTATTGTAAGCTTCCACCCTATTATTTTTAAAGGTCTAAAAAAAATAACGGGTAAAAATTATGTAGAGCGCGTGGTTTTAAAAGCCATAAAAAATAATATTGCTATTTACAGCATACACACGGCGCTCGATAATGCGCAACAAGGTGTAAACCATATTATTTGCGAACAATTACAACTTAA
The window above is part of the Algibacter sp. L3A6 genome. Proteins encoded here:
- the lpxK gene encoding tetraacyldisaccharide 4'-kinase, whose product is MKILRYILFPIMPFYYLATWLRNKLFDLGIKKSKSYSTPVICVGNLSVGGTGKTPMIEHLITILKNEYKVATLSRGYKRKSKGFQLGDKNASAETLGDEPFQFYNKFKEDVLVAVDVDRQNGIEQLMNLANAPEVILLDDAYQHRKVKAGFNILLTTYADPYFKDFVLPTGNLREPRSGANRADIIVVTKYPDNLQETDKALFLKRIHADKNQYVFFSSIAYAETLLSSEKTMNVEDLTSFCLVTGIANPRPLTDFLESKNLKFEHLNFNDHHNFTSADIAELSKKELIVTTEKDFMRLKDYEVLKGKLFYLPITIAIDKEPEFRDAIKAYLTA